A genomic region of Leptospira saintgironsiae contains the following coding sequences:
- a CDS encoding HepT-like ribonuclease domain-containing protein, which yields MSEEIKERFEFILESISLIETRFNKIKFPEDLINSEDGITILDSIAMRLQAIGDNVKSISKLDPSFLSKYPVTDWVKMMRMRDIISHHYEGLDHEIIFSICKDKLKDLKSSVIDILNTFNGF from the coding sequence ATGTCTGAAGAAATTAAAGAGAGATTTGAATTTATTTTAGAATCGATCTCTTTGATCGAAACAAGATTTAATAAAATCAAATTTCCAGAAGATTTGATCAATTCAGAGGATGGAATAACAATCTTAGATTCTATTGCAATGAGGCTTCAAGCAATTGGTGATAATGTTAAATCAATTTCTAAACTAGATCCAAGTTTTTTAAGTAAATATCCTGTAACCGATTGGGTTAAAATGATGAGAATGAGGGATATTATCTCACATCATTATGAAGGTCTCGATCATGAGATTATTTTTAGTATTTGTAAAGATAAACTAAAGGATCTCAAGTCTTCCGTTATTGATATACTGAATACGTTCAATGGCTTTTAA
- a CDS encoding MAPEG family protein — translation MFSSLFPLIAFTAWTILLVLIVVSFRTAQVLAGSKKSNEFPAWIQHGSDLYWRIHRAHLNCVEGLPVFAVLVLTFILSGYQNDTFDLLAWIVFGARILQTSAHLSGGGVWNVNVRFTGFIIQYLCFTAMLVILVRSIL, via the coding sequence ATGTTTAGTTCTCTATTTCCATTAATCGCTTTTACTGCCTGGACCATTCTACTCGTACTCATCGTAGTATCTTTTAGAACTGCACAAGTTTTGGCAGGCTCCAAAAAATCAAACGAGTTCCCTGCTTGGATACAACACGGTTCCGATCTGTATTGGAGGATCCACCGTGCTCACTTGAACTGCGTAGAAGGCCTTCCAGTTTTCGCAGTTTTAGTTTTGACCTTTATACTTTCAGGGTACCAAAACGATACTTTCGATCTTCTCGCATGGATCGTATTCGGAGCAAGGATCCTACAAACAAGCGCTCATTTAAGTGGTGGAGGTGTTTGGAACGTGAACGTAAGATTTACGGGATTTATAATCCAGTATCTTTGTTTTACTGCGATGTTAGTGATATTAGTACGTTCCATTCTATAA
- a CDS encoding LamG domain-containing protein, producing the protein MRILIFAILLPFYFINCGTYLLLTNQEQNDKHAFLDLVQLTLVNSSIGLVHYWPLDGDTKDIVGGLDLTTVSGTPALTADRFGFPGKAYYYDGSGAYHESIAQGSLFLDGTVSSFTVSAWVNGKWPPGANGGQSIFLSQDGGLGMQFYALSAISCTGRLRAFTNNSGGQGDADVSSQCGMYSENTWYHMVFVWDIESLTASLYVNNVLVNSGKFGNNRPWNTYSSFALGYSPLGTFFYQGSIDEVRVYNRAVFPVSSL; encoded by the coding sequence ATGCGGATTCTGATTTTTGCTATTCTACTCCCCTTCTATTTTATCAACTGCGGGACTTATCTTCTTTTAACAAACCAAGAACAAAATGACAAACATGCGTTCTTAGATTTAGTCCAACTCACTTTAGTGAATTCTTCGATCGGTCTTGTGCACTATTGGCCTTTGGATGGAGATACAAAGGATATAGTCGGCGGTTTAGATCTAACAACTGTAAGTGGGACTCCCGCGTTAACTGCGGATCGGTTCGGATTTCCTGGAAAAGCATATTATTATGATGGAAGCGGTGCTTATCATGAATCCATAGCACAAGGATCCTTATTTTTGGATGGGACCGTTTCTTCCTTTACCGTCAGTGCTTGGGTAAATGGAAAATGGCCCCCTGGAGCCAACGGAGGCCAATCCATTTTTTTAAGCCAAGACGGCGGACTCGGAATGCAATTCTATGCACTTTCTGCAATTTCCTGCACTGGAAGATTAAGAGCCTTCACGAATAATAGCGGTGGCCAAGGAGATGCGGATGTATCAAGCCAATGCGGAATGTATTCTGAAAATACTTGGTATCATATGGTCTTTGTTTGGGATATCGAAAGCCTAACTGCTTCTCTCTATGTGAATAATGTTTTGGTTAATTCTGGAAAATTCGGAAATAATCGACCTTGGAATACTTATAGCTCATTTGCCTTAGGCTATTCACCTCTTGGAACTTTCTTTTACCAAGGAAGTATAGATGAAGTTAGAGTTTATAACCGGGCAGTCTTTCCTGTTTCAAGTTTGTAG
- a CDS encoding phosphate signaling complex PhoU family protein encodes MASKFDYLRKNLYAMAELCLEQVLILDDAIEQENPDLAKQVIERDDLIDSLEKQNDNLSQNAILEAIANRNLLGMDQIDGEVILKKDPLRFALSSIRINRSLERMGDQIVNCATCYRRGLIPKGFFRQEEILDKMLSRVVTLVGMAVESLVEEKNRFYGSVHTVEEELNNLCHSAFLKFVLDPRLDKNQFADLYRMILGIERAGDYAVNIAEELVRLNTGMDIRHLSDPVQVTEKTKVS; translated from the coding sequence ATGGCTTCCAAGTTCGACTATCTCCGTAAAAATCTATATGCGATGGCCGAGCTATGTTTGGAACAAGTCCTGATCTTGGACGATGCGATCGAACAGGAAAATCCAGATCTTGCCAAACAAGTCATCGAAAGAGATGATCTGATCGATAGCTTGGAAAAACAAAACGATAACCTCTCCCAAAACGCGATCTTAGAAGCAATCGCAAACCGCAACTTACTAGGAATGGACCAAATCGATGGAGAAGTTATTCTCAAAAAGGATCCACTTAGATTCGCACTTTCTTCGATTCGTATCAACAGAAGTTTGGAAAGAATGGGAGACCAGATCGTAAACTGCGCCACCTGCTACAGAAGAGGACTTATTCCCAAAGGATTTTTCAGACAGGAAGAAATTTTGGACAAGATGCTCTCCAGAGTAGTTACTCTTGTCGGAATGGCGGTAGAGTCCCTGGTAGAAGAAAAAAACAGATTTTATGGTTCAGTTCATACTGTAGAAGAAGAGCTGAACAATCTATGTCATTCTGCATTCTTAAAATTTGTATTAGATCCAAGACTAGATAAAAATCAATTCGCAGATTTATACAGGATGATCTTAGGAATAGAAAGAGCCGGAGACTACGCAGTAAACATCGCAGAAGAATTGGTGCGACTGAATACTGGTATGGACATTCGCCATCTTTCTGATCCGGTGCAAGTTACTGAAAAAACAAAAGTTTCCTGA
- a CDS encoding imelysin family protein encodes MRNIHTKIFSILFSVTLFGSLISCGGPGSDNSAAAILGLDIPASATKPEFLNRYSALAFESYTQAELDASNLSAAVDTFESNSAPSETDLTNLKNLWVKARASYLITEPFRFSNGPIDTDTVLECESGSECESLLNAWPLDEDAVDTYISNGNNVTNFASIYAKIGDTSLGGEADPEADKIVLTGYHPIEYILWGKDTSNTGAGNRPASYFNGTGTDGHKHRQYLKTITNRLVVHLGLIKDQWDPANTGNYRETFLDSANVNTSIGNVFQGLGSFMAGEWGGDRLTGVIGETQEEEHSCFSDTTKADFYYDAQGVLNIWTGNYSIQKGVNVSTGPGLSAILSFKQQGGIQSEIESARNLFCINLSDTESADPNFTTSCPAGSLTHRFDQAISSGDSQHGLLVNVQRLIGSTLNRDLVSAAAALGFSVVP; translated from the coding sequence ATGCGGAACATCCATACAAAAATATTTTCAATTCTGTTCAGTGTTACTCTGTTCGGTTCCCTTATTTCTTGTGGGGGCCCAGGTAGCGATAATTCAGCCGCAGCGATCTTAGGTCTGGATATTCCTGCTAGTGCAACTAAGCCTGAATTTTTAAATCGATATTCAGCTCTTGCTTTTGAGTCTTATACCCAAGCGGAATTAGATGCTTCCAACTTATCAGCAGCAGTCGATACTTTTGAATCTAATTCAGCACCGAGTGAAACCGATCTTACTAATCTTAAAAACCTTTGGGTGAAGGCTCGTGCAAGTTATTTGATCACTGAACCTTTCCGATTCAGCAATGGTCCGATTGATACTGATACCGTGCTCGAATGTGAATCGGGATCAGAATGCGAAAGTCTTTTGAATGCTTGGCCTCTCGACGAAGATGCAGTAGATACTTATATCAGTAACGGCAATAACGTAACAAACTTTGCTTCCATCTATGCTAAGATCGGAGATACCAGCTTAGGTGGAGAAGCAGATCCTGAAGCAGATAAAATTGTATTAACAGGATACCATCCAATCGAGTATATTCTCTGGGGAAAAGACACTAGCAACACTGGAGCAGGAAACAGACCTGCCAGCTATTTCAATGGAACAGGTACTGACGGTCATAAGCACAGGCAATATCTAAAAACAATCACCAATCGATTGGTTGTTCACTTAGGTTTGATCAAAGACCAATGGGATCCTGCCAATACAGGAAACTATAGAGAAACCTTCTTAGACTCTGCGAATGTGAACACTTCTATCGGAAATGTTTTTCAAGGATTAGGTTCCTTCATGGCAGGAGAATGGGGGGGAGACCGTCTTACAGGTGTGATCGGAGAAACCCAAGAAGAAGAACATTCTTGTTTCAGCGATACTACTAAAGCGGACTTCTATTACGATGCTCAAGGTGTATTGAATATCTGGACCGGAAATTACAGCATCCAAAAAGGTGTGAACGTTAGCACTGGACCTGGTCTTTCCGCCATATTAAGTTTTAAACAACAAGGTGGGATCCAATCCGAGATCGAAAGTGCTAGAAATCTTTTCTGTATCAACCTTTCCGACACCGAATCCGCGGATCCGAACTTTACAACAAGCTGTCCTGCAGGAAGTTTAACTCATAGATTCGATCAAGCAATCTCTTCTGGAGATAGCCAACACGGACTATTGGTGAATGTTCAGAGATTGATCGGTTCCACATTGAACAGAGATCTTGTTTCGGCTGCAGCAGCTCTCGGATTCTCTGTAGTTCCATAA
- a CDS encoding imelysin family protein — MRSILSNSLFRKTLYFILVSFFVSCGGGGKDPLLLLAAGPGSSAFLEHTGKFLIIPSLEQLTTDTAALEAAAVTYTTSGSTNVTNLAALQTAWDQVRVSLKKVEPYYFGPAGNPTEYYTKMDGFIKSGARPSANLVNQILTSAVTVCTATNTTLNKTNLTACPPKYKGIESLEILLFDSDLSRTTIDSNSSINTANAGNTRRTDYILALAQVINQDALDLYNKWLPTGGNFLNEYTTGTGIQFRSQGEAFDTYIQSIGNLVNQIQDNKLGNAACLSVSCAGAGKRQEPDPVFLEAIYSRVAYKDLRDNLLGIEFAYLGDPADPKISSMSKLVRAQNSSLDDDIQAEITNFKNMVNAKISGSADMYAEIDADGTTLNGTSVTTNVKPIWDQAKILKNLMTIDAFSVLGVPNLPSSNDGD; from the coding sequence ATGAGATCCATATTATCTAATTCTTTATTTAGAAAAACATTATACTTTATTTTGGTATCTTTCTTTGTTTCCTGCGGCGGCGGAGGCAAAGATCCTTTGCTCTTATTAGCAGCTGGACCTGGAAGTTCTGCATTTCTGGAACATACAGGTAAATTCTTGATCATTCCAAGTTTGGAACAATTGACTACGGATACAGCAGCATTAGAAGCAGCGGCAGTCACTTATACTACCTCAGGAAGTACGAATGTGACGAATCTTGCAGCTTTACAAACTGCTTGGGATCAGGTTCGAGTTTCTTTGAAAAAAGTAGAACCTTACTATTTCGGGCCAGCGGGTAATCCAACTGAGTATTACACTAAGATGGACGGGTTTATCAAATCCGGAGCAAGGCCAAGTGCGAATTTAGTGAATCAAATCTTAACGAGTGCTGTTACTGTTTGCACCGCTACGAATACAACTCTCAATAAAACAAACCTAACTGCCTGCCCACCTAAATATAAAGGGATCGAATCTCTTGAGATCCTACTTTTCGATTCAGACTTGAGCAGGACAACGATCGATTCAAATTCCAGCATCAATACTGCAAACGCAGGCAATACAAGAAGGACCGATTATATCCTAGCTCTTGCTCAGGTGATCAACCAAGACGCATTAGATTTATATAATAAATGGCTCCCTACTGGTGGAAACTTCTTAAATGAATACACTACTGGAACCGGGATCCAATTCCGTTCTCAGGGAGAAGCTTTCGACACTTATATCCAATCTATTGGAAATTTAGTGAATCAGATCCAGGATAATAAACTTGGGAACGCTGCTTGTTTAAGTGTTTCTTGCGCCGGAGCAGGTAAAAGACAAGAGCCCGATCCAGTCTTCTTGGAAGCGATCTATTCCAGAGTTGCTTATAAAGATCTAAGAGATAATTTATTAGGTATTGAATTCGCTTATTTAGGAGATCCTGCAGATCCAAAGATCAGCTCTATGTCAAAATTAGTTAGAGCGCAGAATTCTTCCTTGGATGATGATATCCAAGCTGAGATCACAAATTTTAAGAATATGGTTAATGCAAAGATCAGCGGCTCTGCAGACATGTATGCTGAGATAGATGCAGATGGAACCACTCTGAACGGCACAAGCGTTACCACGAATGTAAAACCAATCTGGGACCAAGCAAAGATCTTAAAGAACCTAATGACGATCGATGCATTCTCTGTTCTGGGAGTTCCGAATCTTCCTTCGTCTAACGACGGAGACTGA
- a CDS encoding di-heme oxidoredictase family protein — MNCDKNLNFGSGTANPEPNPSRKRLNKTFPILVCVFLNILNCGGKEGSDPLGIAAVIASQTSIAPDPGEAFSGGYGTRFITNPTSFDTPVVNMSSDGIQFNTGNNFFNRAWVAEGNSASSGLGPTFNTSSCQNCHAGDGRGAPPSSGTLFNSVGILIRLSKVGVSDPTTGGPVGLDSFGLQLNHKGIGCVTPLAYDSNFNCTGSTGANFTPPEGTASVSYTGATVVRNYTAGGTVTLNTPVYSISWNTNIDVAPSSFNFSPRTAPMIPGLGLLEAIPESTILGWADPTDSDADGISGKVNMVWDAKNHKKVLGRFGWKANEPSLFQQNQGAFLGDIGITSPLFSTDNCPSTQTQCLAAASGTADPEITSSIAESVNFYTKLVAVPARRNLSDQDVIDGKVLFSSIKCDACHKPHVLTGNVPGLPELSYQYIKPYTDLLLHDMGPDLADGRPDFDADGQEWRTPPLWGLGLIQEVNGHLKLMHDGRANGIEEAILWHGGEADAARTGFQNLSSTDRQKLIKFLESL, encoded by the coding sequence ATGAACTGTGATAAAAATTTAAACTTCGGTTCCGGAACCGCAAATCCGGAGCCGAACCCCTCTCGGAAGCGTTTGAATAAAACGTTCCCGATATTAGTATGCGTTTTTCTTAATATTCTAAACTGCGGCGGAAAAGAAGGATCAGATCCTCTTGGCATCGCAGCAGTGATCGCAAGCCAAACAAGTATAGCGCCCGACCCTGGAGAAGCCTTTTCCGGAGGATACGGCACCAGATTTATTACCAATCCAACTTCGTTCGATACTCCGGTTGTAAATATGAGTTCCGATGGAATACAATTCAATACCGGAAACAACTTTTTCAATAGAGCTTGGGTGGCAGAAGGTAATAGCGCTTCCTCCGGTTTAGGACCCACCTTTAATACGAGTTCTTGCCAAAACTGCCATGCAGGAGACGGAAGAGGAGCACCACCTTCAAGCGGAACTTTATTTAACTCTGTCGGAATTTTGATCCGGCTTTCCAAGGTAGGAGTTTCTGATCCGACTACAGGCGGACCTGTAGGTTTGGATTCTTTCGGACTACAATTGAATCATAAAGGGATTGGATGTGTTACTCCTCTTGCATACGATTCCAATTTTAACTGCACAGGCTCTACAGGTGCAAACTTTACCCCACCGGAAGGTACGGCTTCCGTCTCTTATACAGGTGCAACTGTTGTAAGAAATTACACTGCAGGCGGAACAGTTACTTTAAACACTCCAGTATATTCAATCAGCTGGAACACAAATATCGATGTAGCCCCTTCTTCCTTTAATTTTTCGCCAAGAACTGCTCCTATGATCCCTGGTTTGGGCCTGTTAGAAGCAATTCCTGAATCTACTATATTAGGCTGGGCAGACCCAACCGATTCAGATGCGGATGGAATATCAGGAAAAGTGAATATGGTTTGGGACGCCAAAAATCATAAAAAGGTTTTGGGACGTTTCGGTTGGAAAGCAAACGAGCCAAGTTTATTCCAACAAAACCAAGGTGCTTTTTTAGGAGATATAGGGATCACGAGTCCATTATTCTCTACGGATAATTGCCCAAGTACTCAGACACAATGTTTAGCGGCAGCTTCCGGAACTGCAGATCCTGAAATTACTTCTTCTATCGCTGAGTCTGTAAATTTCTACACCAAGTTAGTTGCCGTCCCTGCCAGAAGAAATTTGTCTGACCAGGATGTGATCGACGGAAAGGTATTATTCTCATCCATCAAATGTGATGCATGTCATAAACCTCATGTTCTTACTGGAAATGTTCCAGGACTTCCTGAACTTTCTTACCAATACATCAAACCTTATACGGATCTACTCTTACATGATATGGGTCCTGATCTTGCAGATGGAAGACCAGATTTCGATGCAGACGGACAAGAATGGAGAACCCCTCCTCTTTGGGGTCTAGGTTTGATCCAAGAAGTAAACGGACATTTAAAGCTTATGCATGATGGAAGAGCCAATGGGATAGAAGAAGCGATCCTATGGCATGGAGGAGAAGCCGACGCAGCACGAACCGGTTTCCAAAATCTATCTTCTACTGACAGACAAAAGCTGATCAAATTTTTGGAATCTTTATAG
- a CDS encoding alpha/beta hydrolase, producing the protein MYDIPLVQLGPVKAARIPGDPQGPYVIFLHGYGANAFDLLPLYSYMDVPEGTNFIFPDGILEIPIAPGYNGKAWFPIDMEALQKAMVAGGSRELFERYPAGLAEAKQKIEEMIQALDVPMDRIILGGFSQGSMLATEITLKAEKKPKGLVILSGTLLDETHWTQYAKQTPGYKFFQSHGRMDPVLGYPAAKRLETVLKDAGWVGELLAFPGGHEIPEIVLHGMNRYLRELFE; encoded by the coding sequence ATGTATGATATCCCACTTGTCCAATTAGGTCCAGTTAAAGCAGCCCGTATTCCAGGTGATCCGCAAGGGCCTTATGTTATCTTTCTACATGGTTATGGTGCGAATGCTTTCGATCTTCTTCCTTTGTATTCCTATATGGACGTTCCGGAAGGCACGAACTTCATTTTTCCGGATGGTATCTTAGAAATTCCAATAGCGCCAGGCTATAACGGTAAGGCCTGGTTCCCGATCGATATGGAGGCATTGCAAAAAGCAATGGTCGCTGGAGGTTCAAGAGAACTTTTTGAACGTTATCCCGCTGGTTTGGCAGAAGCGAAACAAAAGATAGAAGAAATGATCCAAGCCTTGGATGTTCCAATGGATCGGATTATCTTGGGAGGTTTTTCGCAAGGATCGATGCTTGCTACTGAGATCACTCTTAAAGCAGAGAAAAAGCCCAAAGGTCTTGTCATTCTGTCGGGGACTTTGTTAGATGAGACTCATTGGACCCAATATGCGAAACAAACTCCGGGCTATAAATTTTTTCAAAGTCATGGTAGAATGGACCCTGTGCTTGGTTACCCTGCCGCGAAAAGATTAGAAACAGTGTTAAAAGACGCAGGTTGGGTAGGTGAGTTACTGGCATTTCCGGGTGGACATGAAATCCCGGAGATAGTATTACACGGTATGAACCGTTATTTGCGAGAATTGTTCGAATGA
- a CDS encoding TCR/Tet family MFS transporter, protein MTVQKKSALQFLLFTLLIDFIGFGIIIPVVPNLLKDMLQGNLSTAAVYGGLLSFTYAITQFFFAPIIGGLSDRFGRRPVLLASLFGLGIDYAFLALAPNVFWLFVGRIIAGITGASYGVAGAIIADISPPEKRSQNLGLVGMAFGMGFIIGPIIGGLFSEFGPRAPFWVASSLSLLNWVYGYFVLPETLIEENRRKFNWVMANPFGSVVAFFRYPGPLSGLVVSLFLIFVANHCMETSWSYFTMNKFQWTATKIGFSLAVVGASLAVVQGGLLRIIIPKLGQKNSAYIGILARVVMSALFAFAWEEWMLYALLVPFSFCFIATPAIQGYISNHVSPTQQGEFQGIMGSMMSLSSILGPLLMSFVFSYFTREGMQPYFPGAPFIVSSFLAILSLVIAIISFRKEKLRVGEKVGE, encoded by the coding sequence ATGACAGTCCAAAAAAAGTCCGCACTTCAATTTTTACTTTTTACATTACTTATAGATTTTATCGGCTTCGGGATCATCATCCCTGTGGTTCCAAATCTTTTAAAAGATATGTTGCAGGGAAACTTAAGCACTGCAGCTGTTTATGGAGGACTTCTATCCTTTACATATGCGATCACTCAATTTTTCTTCGCACCTATCATCGGAGGTTTAAGCGATAGATTCGGAAGAAGACCAGTCTTACTCGCCTCCTTGTTCGGATTAGGAATTGATTATGCATTCTTAGCATTGGCTCCAAATGTATTTTGGTTATTCGTAGGAAGAATTATCGCAGGGATCACAGGAGCAAGTTACGGAGTCGCAGGTGCAATCATCGCAGATATCAGTCCTCCTGAAAAAAGATCCCAAAACCTGGGATTAGTAGGAATGGCATTTGGGATGGGATTTATTATAGGTCCGATCATTGGTGGTTTATTTTCTGAATTCGGCCCAAGAGCTCCTTTTTGGGTGGCTTCTTCTCTTTCTCTTTTGAACTGGGTGTATGGATATTTTGTTTTGCCTGAAACACTCATAGAAGAGAACAGAAGAAAATTCAACTGGGTGATGGCAAACCCATTCGGTTCAGTCGTAGCCTTTTTCCGTTACCCTGGACCTTTAAGCGGTCTAGTAGTTTCATTATTTCTAATATTCGTAGCAAACCATTGTATGGAGACCAGTTGGTCTTATTTTACAATGAATAAATTCCAATGGACTGCAACTAAGATCGGATTCTCCCTCGCCGTAGTAGGTGCTTCACTCGCAGTGGTCCAAGGAGGACTACTTAGGATCATCATCCCTAAGTTGGGACAAAAAAATTCTGCTTATATAGGAATTTTAGCGAGAGTGGTCATGAGCGCGTTATTCGCATTCGCTTGGGAAGAATGGATGCTTTATGCTCTACTTGTTCCATTCTCTTTTTGTTTTATCGCAACACCTGCAATCCAAGGTTATATTTCTAATCATGTTTCTCCTACACAACAAGGAGAGTTCCAAGGAATTATGGGAAGTATGATGAGCCTAAGTTCTATTTTAGGCCCATTGCTTATGAGTTTTGTTTTTTCTTATTTTACAAGAGAAGGTATGCAGCCCTATTTTCCGGGAGCACCCTTTATAGTGAGTTCCTTTCTTGCGATCTTAAGTTTAGTGATCGCAATTATTTCTTTTAGAAAGGAAAAACTAAGAGTGGGAGAAAAGGTCGGAGAATAA
- a CDS encoding YheT family hydrolase, which translates to MKAILDSFPFVYLILFLILAFLFYYFLEVVEKPVLQFSDGEFVRRVVANSPRLTRKYFPTFWCFNNHLMLALLLFREHRSEFFQYDKLEHLRMKDGGVTGLAWSNINGKKKTDSDPIAIVFHTISGDEQDVKSIVKAIRAQLNWASVVCIRRGHGNLPLYKPQINTMGSSSDLKEQLSYIKKKFPNSPLFGVGISAGSGLLARYLGESGTKSLLDAAVAISPAYDIEKAFHRVHPVYSKIMGQRLINYFLKRHYETLSSLGGFQEVLESKTLGEFQDRLHRLSGFEDKAEYYLHSNPAVVMKNIRTPIMILNAKDDPICVNQNVLENLHWLETLPNSIHVYTKRGSHIAYFEGWKAISWSNHLVCEYFKAAQDQLPKNKKKVSLGKKRNFKK; encoded by the coding sequence GTGAAAGCCATTCTCGATTCCTTCCCCTTTGTTTATCTTATCCTATTTCTTATTCTCGCATTTCTATTTTATTATTTTCTGGAAGTGGTAGAAAAACCTGTTCTTCAATTCAGTGATGGCGAGTTTGTACGAAGGGTAGTTGCAAATTCTCCTCGTTTAACTAGGAAATATTTTCCTACGTTCTGGTGCTTTAATAATCATCTAATGTTGGCTCTCTTACTTTTTAGAGAACATCGTTCCGAATTTTTTCAGTATGATAAGCTGGAACATCTTAGAATGAAAGATGGCGGTGTCACTGGACTTGCTTGGTCCAATATTAATGGAAAGAAAAAAACAGATTCTGATCCAATCGCGATTGTATTTCATACGATCAGTGGAGACGAGCAAGATGTTAAGTCGATTGTGAAAGCAATTCGTGCCCAGTTGAATTGGGCCTCCGTGGTTTGTATTAGAAGAGGACATGGAAATCTTCCTCTTTATAAGCCGCAGATAAACACGATGGGATCTAGTTCGGATCTAAAAGAACAACTCTCCTACATTAAGAAAAAATTTCCGAATAGTCCTTTGTTTGGAGTGGGGATCTCTGCGGGTTCCGGGTTGCTTGCTCGATACCTGGGAGAATCCGGGACTAAAAGTTTATTGGATGCCGCAGTTGCAATTTCGCCCGCATATGATATCGAAAAAGCATTTCATAGGGTTCATCCGGTTTATAGCAAGATCATGGGCCAAAGGTTGATTAATTATTTTTTGAAACGTCACTATGAAACCTTATCTTCCCTTGGCGGATTTCAAGAAGTGCTGGAATCCAAAACTCTGGGTGAATTCCAGGATCGTTTGCATAGACTCTCCGGTTTTGAAGATAAGGCCGAATATTACCTGCATTCGAACCCAGCAGTGGTAATGAAAAATATCCGAACTCCGATTATGATCTTGAATGCAAAGGATGATCCCATCTGTGTAAACCAAAATGTTTTAGAGAATTTGCATTGGCTGGAAACCCTCCCTAATTCGATCCATGTTTATACAAAAAGAGGAAGTCATATTGCATATTTTGAAGGATGGAAAGCGATATCTTGGTCGAATCATCTTGTTTGCGAATATTTTAAAGCTGCCCAAGACCAATTGCCTAAAAATAAAAAAAAGGTAAGTCTAGGAAAAAAGCGTAATTTTAAAAAATAG
- a CDS encoding DUF1554 domain-containing protein — translation MCTKQVSLFFAICFSVFYLSCAIKSENSGDPSTKEYYENAIVNCLINGCDKEIIITGGNSLPEGGSLVLSVSLAHKPDATSVTYSFSSSNPAIASVSPSSLIFTPSDYNISQTLTITGSSDNSDSTDNSIVISILTPSSETIPYPILQKDNDKFLFATNATYAGNFGSGGFADFICQSEADSLNASGLPSGTYKTFAVAGTWRRAIPSKIDWVLKPNKEYIDFAGGTFVKAFDTDSTALFVFGTGSGISATAAGYWTGLQTDWSTESTCQGWTSNSGSDQGNFASSLDPNVGGISAGTPDFCNLAKSVVCVQQ, via the coding sequence ATGTGTACCAAGCAGGTTTCTTTATTTTTTGCGATCTGCTTTTCTGTTTTCTACTTATCCTGTGCGATTAAATCCGAAAATTCTGGAGACCCTAGCACAAAAGAATATTATGAAAATGCGATTGTTAACTGTCTGATAAATGGATGTGATAAGGAAATCATTATTACAGGAGGAAATTCTCTGCCTGAGGGAGGTTCCTTAGTTTTATCTGTTTCTTTGGCACATAAGCCAGACGCTACTTCTGTAACTTATAGTTTTTCCAGTAGTAATCCTGCAATAGCTTCTGTCTCTCCATCAAGTTTGATATTTACTCCTTCTGATTATAATATTTCTCAGACCTTGACTATAACGGGCTCGTCTGACAATTCAGATTCCACCGATAATTCCATTGTGATTTCTATTCTTACTCCAAGCTCAGAAACAATTCCTTATCCAATCTTACAAAAGGATAATGATAAATTTTTATTTGCTACAAATGCAACCTATGCTGGGAATTTTGGGTCCGGCGGTTTTGCGGATTTTATATGTCAGAGCGAGGCAGACTCTTTGAATGCAAGCGGGCTTCCTTCCGGGACATACAAAACTTTTGCAGTAGCAGGAACTTGGAGAAGGGCAATACCTTCTAAGATTGACTGGGTCCTTAAGCCTAATAAAGAATATATAGATTTTGCCGGTGGAACATTTGTGAAAGCTTTCGACACGGATTCTACTGCTTTATTTGTTTTCGGAACTGGAAGTGGGATAAGTGCGACTGCTGCCGGATACTGGACTGGTTTACAAACGGATTGGTCCACTGAAAGTACTTGCCAAGGTTGGACTTCCAACTCAGGTTCCGACCAAGGAAATTTTGCAAGTTCTTTAGATCCAAACGTAGGCGGAATATCTGCAGGAACTCCCGATTTCTGCAATCTTGCGAAGTCAGTCGTATGCGTTCAGCAATGA